The following are encoded together in the Candidatus Binatia bacterium genome:
- a CDS encoding DUF2277 domain-containing protein yields MCRSIKTLHNFEPPATDEEIRAASLQFVRKIAGATRPSKANAAVFERAVERVTEAARELLAGLVTTAPPRSREAEAARARARAAARFATPAT; encoded by the coding sequence GTGCCGCAGCATCAAGACGCTGCACAACTTCGAGCCGCCCGCGACCGACGAGGAGATCCGCGCCGCGTCGCTGCAGTTCGTGCGCAAGATCGCCGGCGCGACGCGGCCGTCGAAGGCCAACGCGGCGGTGTTCGAGCGCGCCGTCGAGCGCGTGACCGAGGCCGCGCGCGAGCTGCTCGCAGGGCTGGTCACGACGGCGCCGCCGCGCAGCCGCGAGGCGGAGGCGGCGCGCGCTCGGGCGCGGGCGGCGGCGCGCTTCGCGACGCCGGCGACCTGA
- a CDS encoding SDR family oxidoreductase — protein MAWFDDFRGKSVIVTGASSGIGRETALAFGSVGAHVVLVARRRGELDAVAEQIRAAGGKALVAPADVTHQPAVYDVMLDARDAFGRVDLVVNNAGVLVPSTVESLEASDLEAMLRVNLFGALFVMQAAVRQMREQGGEGTIINVGSLAGRRGISPLGGYCATKFALVGLTEALRTELHTTKIHVGLVLPGVIETPMAHGPDQELENLWPARLNMPPSWVVWAIFAAARFRLVEISVPPGAATLEKLAALAPGMADSVVYWGSQASQWLSRLLRRS, from the coding sequence ATGGCGTGGTTCGACGACTTCCGCGGCAAGAGCGTCATCGTCACCGGCGCATCGAGCGGCATCGGACGGGAGACGGCGCTCGCCTTCGGCAGCGTCGGCGCGCACGTCGTGTTGGTCGCGCGCCGGCGCGGCGAGCTCGACGCGGTCGCGGAGCAGATCCGCGCCGCGGGCGGCAAGGCGCTGGTCGCGCCGGCCGATGTGACGCACCAGCCCGCGGTCTACGACGTCATGCTCGACGCGCGCGACGCCTTCGGACGCGTCGACCTGGTGGTGAACAACGCCGGCGTGCTGGTCCCGTCGACGGTCGAGAGCCTCGAGGCGTCCGACCTCGAGGCGATGCTGCGGGTCAACCTCTTCGGCGCGCTGTTCGTGATGCAGGCCGCCGTCCGTCAGATGCGCGAGCAGGGCGGCGAGGGGACGATCATCAACGTCGGCTCGCTCGCCGGGCGACGCGGCATCTCGCCGCTCGGCGGCTACTGCGCGACCAAGTTCGCGCTCGTCGGGCTGACCGAGGCGCTGCGCACCGAGCTGCACACGACGAAGATCCACGTCGGCCTCGTCCTGCCCGGCGTCATCGAGACGCCGATGGCGCACGGTCCCGACCAGGAGCTCGAGAACCTGTGGCCCGCGCGGCTCAACATGCCGCCGTCGTGGGTGGTGTGGGCGATCTTCGCGGCGGCGCGCTTTCGTCTGGTCGAGATCTCGGTGCCGCCGGGGGCCGCGACCCTCGAGAAGCTCGCCGCGCTCGCGCCCGGCATGGCGGACTCGGTCGTCTACTGGGGCTCGCAGGCGTCGCAGTGGCTGTCGCGCCTGCTGCGCCGGAGCTGA